A genome region from Schaalia sp. 19OD2882 includes the following:
- a CDS encoding FtsX-like permease family protein, producing the protein MKDLLAANVRSHARRYLATGLAVTISTAFVVACLFFTSALAEGLIAQTRSAYTGAAIAISLDEDTDADLPASGLEGVAEKVATVPGVSAVGYERSALVSLNVGSTRIKKGLTTLLPEPLAQPRLVRGALPTDGHGIVLDEESARILGVGVGGQVEFTDLAGGRGSDQSGRTLGGSASGHSAPTLTVTGISPAVRSGMASVRMSAEGVRQLGLGTYIRSVLVAGDGLNFAEESPVSAADSAALTAAVKKVLADEPGYVVLPAQTALEAQLDKGKVGVVSSAGVILLFPGIATLVSAIVVATTFQVILAQRRRELALLRAIGARSRQVRSLVLLEALVVGAVSSLVGTVLGTVITAASLVPLGVARDAGEALALVPWFVVAGTGLGATVLTALLGLRPALAVSGVAPMVALSPVDEAAPSARRSTIGRMVVGLVLAAGGGVAMWFGLADTDPTRGFLITFLGGLVTWIGTLFICSACLPAITGAVGLAVRGPVGEMARGNTLRNPSRTAATGTAVVIGVTLITMMAVGATSVRATLEGEVDARRPFDLVVQSIEGDVRPGLLERIASTDGIEAVAPVRGVTAELRTGGFSIPVSLMGVPDLQKVAHSEVSAVKEHLVQLPQDDHSIAGPVTVCAGGSTAAGGEAGHGAQARCVDLEAETSTEVTTGAAMVSEAVLATIAPDAPVVRVIVKLAPAADAEVVQSALLSLDAQVDVNGAALERAMYGRMIDLVLAIVVGLLAVSVVVALVGVTNTLSLSVHERTRENGLLRALGMTRASMRRMLALEAVLVSLTASLVGLALGVFFGVVGTWAIPLDVITTHIVIPWQVVAATVVVAVLAATTASWLPGRRASRTSPVEALAAL; encoded by the coding sequence ATGAAGGATCTGCTTGCCGCCAATGTTCGCTCCCACGCGCGCCGCTACCTGGCCACCGGCCTGGCCGTGACCATTTCGACGGCCTTCGTCGTCGCCTGCCTGTTCTTCACCTCCGCACTGGCCGAAGGGCTGATCGCCCAGACCCGCAGCGCGTACACGGGCGCCGCCATCGCGATCTCACTGGATGAGGACACTGATGCCGACTTGCCCGCATCGGGCCTGGAGGGTGTGGCCGAGAAGGTCGCCACGGTTCCGGGCGTGAGTGCGGTGGGCTACGAGCGCTCCGCACTGGTCTCCCTCAATGTCGGCTCCACGCGGATCAAGAAGGGCTTGACCACGCTGCTGCCCGAGCCCTTGGCCCAGCCGCGGCTGGTCCGTGGAGCCCTGCCCACCGATGGGCACGGCATCGTCCTGGACGAGGAGTCCGCGCGGATCCTCGGCGTCGGTGTGGGCGGTCAGGTCGAGTTCACCGACCTTGCGGGTGGGAGGGGTTCAGACCAGTCGGGCCGCACCTTGGGAGGCTCCGCCTCCGGGCACTCCGCCCCCACCCTGACCGTGACCGGCATCAGCCCCGCAGTCAGATCCGGGATGGCCAGCGTGCGCATGAGCGCCGAAGGCGTACGGCAGCTGGGCCTTGGCACGTACATCAGATCCGTCCTGGTCGCCGGCGACGGACTGAACTTCGCCGAGGAGTCACCGGTCAGCGCCGCCGACTCCGCCGCCCTGACGGCCGCCGTGAAGAAGGTGTTGGCCGACGAACCCGGCTATGTGGTGCTTCCCGCGCAGACGGCCCTCGAGGCACAACTGGACAAGGGGAAGGTCGGCGTGGTCTCTTCTGCCGGAGTCATCCTCCTCTTCCCCGGCATCGCCACCCTGGTGTCTGCGATCGTCGTGGCCACCACCTTCCAGGTGATCCTTGCCCAGCGTCGCCGCGAACTCGCCCTGCTGCGCGCCATCGGCGCACGTTCACGACAGGTGCGCTCACTGGTGCTGCTCGAAGCCCTGGTCGTGGGGGCCGTGTCCTCACTGGTCGGAACGGTGCTCGGAACCGTCATCACCGCTGCGTCCCTGGTGCCGTTGGGTGTTGCACGCGACGCCGGCGAGGCCTTGGCCTTGGTCCCGTGGTTCGTCGTGGCGGGCACGGGGTTGGGTGCCACAGTGCTGACAGCGCTGCTCGGGCTGCGCCCGGCCCTGGCAGTGTCGGGTGTGGCACCCATGGTGGCCCTGTCACCCGTCGATGAAGCCGCTCCCTCCGCGCGTCGATCCACGATCGGGCGCATGGTCGTCGGCCTGGTGCTGGCTGCGGGCGGCGGAGTCGCCATGTGGTTCGGCCTGGCGGACACGGACCCCACGCGCGGCTTCCTCATCACCTTCCTGGGTGGTCTGGTCACGTGGATCGGAACGCTGTTCATCTGTTCGGCCTGCCTGCCGGCGATCACCGGCGCAGTCGGGCTGGCGGTGCGCGGGCCCGTCGGCGAGATGGCGCGCGGCAACACCCTGCGCAATCCCAGTCGCACCGCCGCCACAGGCACTGCGGTGGTCATCGGTGTCACGCTCATCACGATGATGGCGGTGGGCGCCACCTCCGTGCGCGCCACATTGGAGGGCGAAGTCGATGCGCGACGCCCCTTCGACCTCGTCGTCCAGTCCATCGAGGGCGACGTCCGACCGGGCCTGCTGGAGCGCATCGCGTCAACTGACGGCATCGAGGCCGTCGCCCCGGTCCGAGGTGTGACGGCAGAACTCCGGACCGGCGGGTTCTCCATCCCCGTGTCCCTCATGGGGGTCCCTGACCTGCAGAAAGTGGCTCACTCGGAGGTCAGCGCCGTCAAGGAGCACCTGGTGCAGTTGCCACAGGATGATCACAGCATCGCGGGGCCCGTGACCGTGTGCGCGGGCGGTTCAACCGCCGCCGGTGGCGAGGCGGGGCACGGTGCGCAGGCCCGCTGCGTCGACCTCGAAGCAGAGACCTCCACGGAAGTCACCACCGGAGCGGCTATGGTCTCCGAGGCGGTCCTGGCCACGATCGCTCCCGATGCGCCCGTGGTGAGGGTCATCGTGAAACTCGCTCCGGCGGCGGACGCCGAGGTCGTCCAGTCGGCTCTGCTCTCCCTGGACGCCCAGGTGGATGTCAACGGCGCGGCACTCGAACGCGCAATGTACGGGCGCATGATCGACTTGGTCCTGGCGATCGTCGTCGGCCTGCTGGCGGTGTCGGTGGTGGTGGCGCTGGTGGGCGTGACGAACACGTTGAGTCTGTCCGTGCACGAGCGCACCCGCGAGAACGGTCTGCTGCGGGCACTCGGCATGACCCGGGCAAGCATGCGGAGGATGCTCGCACTGGAGGCCGTCCTCGTCTCACTGACGGCGTCACTGGTGGGACTCGCACTGGGCGTCTTCTTCGGAGTCGTCGGCACTTGGGCGATCCCCTTGGACGTGATCACGACGCACATCGTCATACCGTGGCAGGTGGTGGCGGCAACGGTGGTGGTGGCTGTGCTGGCGGCAACGACGGCCTCGTGGCTGCCGGGTCGACGGGCCTCCCGAACCAGCCCGGTGGAAGCCCTCGCCGCCCTCTAG